AGCAGTGCCCATGTGCCCAACTGcgccctctctctgggcctgcCCCATCCTCGACTGCCAGGCACGTTGGGCTCTCTCCTCTCCTAGGAAAAGGCCTCTTTcgccccttctcctctctccagaTCATGCCTGCCTCGTGCCTCTCGTCTTGGCCTCATGCAGCAagcatctccttccttccttgctaccCCGTGCCTGTCTCCTACCCTGGCTTGtggcttcctctcctccctctgagGTTGCCCTCTCTGGCCGTTTCCCCTTGGCCTTTCTTCCTCATTTGACCCCCTTTTGGGGTATTTTCCAGCAGCGGCTGGCTCTGTCCTCCATCTCTCCCCAGGCCCTCTCTGCTCTGTTCCAGGGCCCTTATTTGAGGCTAGTGTTCTTGGGCTGCCTGGGCTGGCCTGTCTGCTCTTAACACTTGTCCTGTGGCAGCTGGCTTGCTCCCCGGACCTCAGACCCACACGACTGCGACTCAGTTTGTCGCCACTCACTGCCCCTCTGGTCTGCTCTGGCCTCCTGTGCCAGGCTCCTCTGCCTCCTTCCTTCTCACCAGAGGTTTTCAGATGAAGATTGATGACTCTCTGTTGGGGATGCCTCCAGGGAGCCTCCCCCCTCTGCGTGGCCCGAGGGCGAACCAGGGTGGCCTTTCCCTGCAGGCTCTTCCCCAGCTGGATCCCTGCTCACCCGTCGACTCTGTGGTGCCATTGTCGTCAGGTCTATCTGCCCATGAGCTACTGCTATGGCGCGCGCCTGCAGGGCCCGGAGGACGAGCTGGTCCAGAGCCTCCGCCAGGTGAGCCGCCAGCCCCGGGGGACCTGGACGTGTCTGCTGCTGCCTTTACAATAACTTCAGGGACCTCTTCAAGTGCTCACCACACTGCTAATTGTCCCTGAGGCGGGCAGCTTagacaagtgacttgtccagggacacctagctaggaagtgtctgaggctgaattttaacttggatcttcctgactgcaggccctgTGCTCTGCCTTGTGCGGTCACCAGCCGCCTCGAGGGAGGTGGTGAAGGGCAAGAGGCTAGTAATACCCTTTGGggtcctgaatttatttttaaaattctcatccCCTTGGTAACCGTGGCTAAAAGAGGCCTTCAGACACAGACCTTTTTAAGTGACTTTATGGGAAACCACAAACTAGCGCTATTTCCCGTAATTTTCCTGCCTCCCTTTTCTCGGTGGTTTTTCTGGATTTTGTCACAGCGGGTCTGCCTGGGCTTGGTCTCGCCCTCTGCCTCATCCCAACCTGGGCAGAGTCCGTGCCATGGTCAGGAGGGAGAGCTGGAAGATGACCAGTGTGGAGGCTCGAGAGCCTCGGCGGCACTGACGTGGGGGCAGGACGCGGCCCCGGGCAGGACTGTGTCCTCATCTCTGGCCCTTCTTCCCAGGAGCTTTACGTCGAGGACTATTCCAGCATCGACTGGCCGGCCCACAGGAATCATGTGGCGGCCTGTGACCTGTACACGCCCCATAGCTGGCTCCTAAACCTGACCTATGGTAGGTCCGCCTGGAGAGTGCGGGGCCCCCTGGGGTGCCTCGAGCCTGGGGCTGCACCGCCGGCCTCCAGGGTCCGGGCAGGTGGAGGGCGAGGGTCACACGCTTGTCTTGGGGGGATGCTGGGTGGGCTGTGCAGTCCGGGACCCCAGAAGAGCCCTCGGAGGGCCTCCTTCAGTGAGGAGCCCCCGAGGAGCACCTTCCTGGCTCTCGTCGGAGTCCTTAAAGAACGACACTTGTTCTCCGTGTCTGTGTCGAAGCGTTTCTTGTCCCACCATGTCCCCGGCCCTTCTGGAATCCTTGCTTGGCCACAGCCTGGATCCGTGCCGGGGGCTCAGCAGACGGCTTTTGGGGGGCTCGGGATCCCCGCCGCCACCCCAGTGACCTCGCCTTCCCTCGGCCTGTCTTCTTGTCCCCCCGCGCTCTAGTTCTGCTCAACCTGTACGAGAGCTGCCACCTGACGAGCGTGAGGAAGCGCGCCCTGGCCACGGTGTTCGATCACATAGCGGCCGACGACCGCTTCTCCAAGTGCATCAGCATCGGCCCGGTAGGCCTCCGGCTGGCTGGCGCGTCTGCCTGCCTTCGCTACAGACCCAGGCGGTGCAGAGCTTTGCTGGGCATCCCGCGGGCTCGtgcagagggagggagaagggggggaTCGTCTCCTCGAGGCAGGCGCAGGAATGGTGCGGAGCTGGATTCCCGGGGGGCAGGCTGGGGCCACATGGTGCTTCCCCCCTTTGGCAGatctctaaaaccatcaacatgcTGGTCCGCTGGCACGTGGAGGGGCCCACCTCCCCAGCGTTCCAAGAACACGTCTCCAGAATTGCAGATTACTTATGGTGGGTATCGGTGGCGGCCCTCTTGGGAAGCAGGGGCCCAGGGGCTCAGGGGGCTCATCTGTGGTTGGCAGGATCCTTGGGGTGCTGGTGCAACGGCCCTGACGGATCCCCCCAACGAGTGAGACTTGTCGGCCGGGTCTCTTTGGGAAATGTGTTGGGGGGCCTCCTTGCCCTCCAGTAACCGCCTTGGTCTTGTCACCTTCCTCACAGGTTGGGGCTTGACGGCATGAAGATGCAGGTAAAGTGCCTTTGGAACAAGGGTGTTCTAGGAGGTTGGGGCGGGCTGCCATTGGGGTTCCGCCGTCTCTGGCTTCAGTGTCGAGATGGGAGCTCAGGGAAGGGCTTTCTTCAGGGTCACAGGAGGCTTTGGGGGGGACATTAGGCTTCAAGTATGTTTTCTGGCCGGACCCCAGACCCCATTTACCAGCCTAATGGACGCTTGAATAATAGACTCTTGAGTGCTGTTCCCTAGTTCTTTATCTCGGGCCTAATGAGCCACTTATTTGAATGCAACGAATGCAGACCCAGCCGATGACAGGAACTGGCCCTGGCTGTAATGAAAGGGGTGAAGTGTGCAGAGCTGGGGTCCTGGATCAGCACCTCCCTCGGGTGCCTCCAGTCTTCCTTATCTGCTCACCTCATTTCTGCGAGTTTGCTCAGTCCTCCCAGCTTGCCCTTCCCAGGGGGGTTTCCAGACTTTTATCTTCACTTTTGAAGGGAGGAGATGGATTGGGATCAGAGGCCTTCCCAGAACCTCCGAAACCCTCTCTGTCCAGCTTTTTTCAACCAGAAAGCCTTTTTCTCCCAGGTGCACCTAGAAGAATTGGGGGAGTGAAGGTGGCCAGGAGTGGTCTCAGCCCCCCACCATTGCACTCACGACTCCTCTCTTCCCGTCTCCAGGGTACCAATGGCTCTCAGCTCTGGGACACGGCCTTCGCCATTCAAGCTTTCCTAGAGGTATTCTGCATTCCCCATTCAGTTTTGTTCTTAACTTGCCTGTGGACCAGGCGGTGTAtgttctcctttttatttttcaaaatgcttaTTATTGTTAGCTGGTGAAACTGCGATGCACGTCCGTGCTTGGGGCCTTGGCTTCTCGGGACAGACAGAATGACCAGAAAAGACTGGAGTTCCTTCCATAGAAAGGGCACGGCCAGGCTAGAGGGCTTCAGGGCCGCCTGTGTCTCCCAGTGAGATCTGCTAATGTTTTCATTTAGAAGCCCTAGAATAGGAATTCTTACTGTGTGGTGTGATGGGAACCTTGGCATTCTGGgtaagcctatggaccccttttcagGACAAAAATGTCGAATGTgttaaaatacacaggattacaaaggaagtgaGTTCTGTCGGGATACAGGGATGTTGTCCTTAAAAAGTTTTCTTGATCTCGGGTCAAGAAATGCTAGCTTTTCCCATCAATATTGCAGCAAAGTTGGACTTCCCCTTTCCCCATCGTTTGGCCTGGTTACAGATATGCTGCCTTCAGTTCTCAGCGAGTCAGGAACAATCGCGGGCCAAGAGGAGTCGGAATCTTTACTTAGAAAACCTGGGAGAGGGAGCAGAGAAACTCATTGGCACAAGGAACAGCTTCCGAGAAACGGGGAAGTACAAAATCAATCCTCGAGAGATGGACGGCGTTTCTATCTAGCACCAACGCCCtcggaggaaggaagggaatgacAAGCCCCCTTCGTCAGAGATGGAAAACGTGTCAAATTACACCAAGTCAGAGCTGCTCTCCGTAAATACAGAGCAACGTtgccttctgccttgggatcTGTGTGAccagggctaggccatgggagttaagggacttgcctacaGTCAACTAGGGAGTGGCCGAGTTCTGATTTGAACCCGAGACcacctgtttccaggcctggctctcaatccactgagccaccgagctgtcCCCAGAGCactctttcaagaaataaagaacttaaatagGGGAGGTCGTGCATAGTTGGACTGTGCCAGTACTTTAATGAAACCAAGAAGCATCTAAGTGCTTACATTGTGAGACAGGCACTGTGCCAATGCCAGAACAGTGTCTGCCcaccctccaggagcttacacaTAGGAACATGTGGACGTGCGTGCACGCAGGAAGAGCAGAGTCCGTGTCGCACGTGTGTGTGTGCAGACACACACGATACATCCATACCCATTCGCTGAACTTACAGATTCACTACTGTGCCAGTCGGACTGCTGAGGAGGGGAGAGGTCAGAACTATGggacatttttttctgagaagcaAAAATCCTAGAACAGACTTCTTAATGTGGGGTCTTCGATTGCTTTCAATTGAATGGATTTCCTGTGTTGTCCTTGTATTTTATTCGGTTAGGGAGGAGTCCTGTGGATTTCCCCAGCTGGGCTCCCAGAGCGTCTGGGACTCGGAAAAGGGGAAGAATCTTGGCTGGGGATGTCGGGGAAAGAACAGGCATTGGGCCGGGGGGGGACCCAGTGTTTGATGCACTTTGAGGACCTGCATGACTTGGGGAAGAAATAATCCATTTGTCAGATCAAGTTTAGACTTGACATCTTTCACCATCGAGGCCTCAGGAAGGTCAGAGCAGATCCGTGACCTCATGGAAACATCAGAAAAGAACCCAGGCAGGCATTTGGAGGCTTAGGCCTTGTTTTGGCCTTTCTTGGCAtgcccagcatttagcacagtgcctggcacattggttgttaagttgtgtccaactcattggaggttttcttggcaaagataatggagtgattggccatttctttctccactagATTAAGGCGTGtcgaggttaaatgatttgcccaaagtcaagcTGGATTTTGAACTTgcgtcttcccaactccaggcccagtgctctctctgCTGAGCCGCCCCAGCTGCCTgcttattgttcaatcatttttagtCACGTTGGGATTCTCTGACCTcatttgttttttggcaaagatattgtgtggcttgccattttctttttcagctccttttacagatgaggaaactgaggtaaacatggtgaagtgacttgcccagggtcataaagcttagtaagagtctgaggtcagatttgaacttgggaagatgagtctccctgactccaggccaggcactctgtGATTGTTGACTAGAGcggataaacatttattaggcacctactctGTGCCGGGGACGGTGCTGGGTGTTAGAGAATACCAACCCAAAGTGACAAGAAAATGCTTTTGTCCAACCCAGATCAGAGGAAAAAGGCTTCGAAGGGAAGCTTTTGAACAAGAATGAATCTCTTTAGTAGCCATGTGGGGCAGAGGTCTTAATGGCCAGGACAGGCAGGGAGCCAACCCTGAGGCACCATCTCATGAGTTAACAGATCTGAACAAATGCTTTTCTCAAGAATTTTAGAAGGCCCCAAATCATAACTGAGGAAAAAGCCATTCCAAAGAACCCAGAGATTTCACTTTGCTTCCAATAAACCATCAAATTCTGTTTTTCCTGTGCAGTGAATTGTCAGGGctataaaaacaaatacacacTGATAcgttgttggtggagctgtaaatcAGTCCACCCATTCtggaaaggaaataagcaatAGATCAAACCTTTTTTTagtgctttttttcctttggacagGGACGGTTCTGAGCAGTGGGGGATACATTGAAAGGCAGAATgaagcccctgccctcaaggagcttgcagtctaatgggggagatgacatACAAACCAATACATATAAAGTAAGCTCTAGAGCAAGAGACgtgggaaataatgaacagagaggAGGCCCTGGAGTTGAGGATCTTGGCAAGTTCTAACAGGAGTGGAGTTTTGGCTGGGACTTAAGCCAGGAAAGTCTTTAAttggagcagaggagggagagtgttcaAGATATGAGGGAAAATCCAGGGCTTTTTTGGGTTTAGATGGAGAGGTTGACCCCAAATGCTCTCTTTTGCATGGTACCATGCATGTCTCCAAGGTGGTCAAAAAGGCAAGTAAATGTTCCATTAATAGAAAAGCAACCCAAGGCCCTTtgggtggtagcaaagaactgggcCCCAAAGCGATgctctttaattggggaatggctccaAGTCATGGCCTCGTATTCCTGCGGGATATGAAGAATTGAGAGAAGTGGGAGAAACCTCATACGAGAAGACCCAAGGGCAGCTGGGAGAAATGGCTAAAGAATTGACGCCGACTACGAGGCTGTGCGCAGGAAAAGTAGAAACGAGCTGTGAATGGTTTATGGCGGTGAGCTGAGAAAGCTCGCCTCTCTCGCTTCTTTGTGGAGGTGGGGGATGGTGGCCGTGAAACAGTCGTATGTGTCTGGGTGGGCCTGGGGAACCATGCGGCTTGGCTTCGTGGAGCTGCCTCCGAGTGGCCAGGCAGAGCAGTGGCTAGCGAACGTAAGGCTGAAATATTAGTGAGAACGTTCCACAGAAAACAAGGCTTGTTCTCGCTGTGTCGATGGGCTGTCGATGGGCCAGTGAGACAATGTGAGCCAGATGCTTTGCAGCTCTGAAGCGTTACTTAAACAGCACGGGCTTGTTCTGATCGTCACTTCAGAGTcgcttctttctcccttccaggCTGGGGCTCACAACCTGCCAGAGTTTTCAACTTGTCTAAAAGGGGCGTATGAATTCCTTCGAGTTACCCAGGTGAGCCCCAGTCCCTCTCCCCCATGGATTTATCCGGAAGATCTGCGCTCTAAGCGGAGCCTGACCCGTGACGGCATTAGCCGAAGCCATTTCACCTTCTTGTAATCCAGTGTGGGCGTCTTTCCCAGGACCCTTCCCACAGGCCGGGCTCAGGGGGAGCACACTCGTAGCCTGGGGGTTTTGGAGAGCAGGTTTGCATGAAGGGATCTGGTTGCCCCTGTTACTCTACCACCATTCTCTTAATGGACCTTCTTGTTTTAGTTGGGTTTTTCCCGGTTAGGTTGTTGGCATTTCCTTGTTTTTCATGTGCTCACAAGGCCCTAAATGCTCTTGGCTCCTTCCAGAACTTTATTCTGTGAAGGGTCAGTGTGTGCCTAAAGCCACAATGGCAGGgctccctctctctcccaggGCCCTCTTGCAAGTGCAGAAGCCCTGGTTAGGCCTTTTTCCAGAGGTGGAAGCCGTCCCAGTCCTGCTAGAGCAGCCTGGGTGATGGTCCCAATTCCAGGGGGCTAGTGAATAGACAGGAAGATGAGGAGCCAGAAGGGTTCGTTCTTGTCCTAGTTCGGTCACTGATACTCTGGCCTTGAGTTCTCCATCTGGAGAGTGTGTAGTTTATCACGCCTGTCGTGTTTGGAGCTGCTCCCACGAGGTCCCCCACAAAGGTACAGGTGATCCTTGACATGGAGATAAGAGAAACCTCGCTGTGGGGTCAAGTGTATGCCGAAATAGCCACCAGGAGGAAGGGGAGCGGGATTGGCAGCCTTGGGCCACGGTGGACGTGCGGACTTCAGAAGTGCCCCCGGGGCAGGGATTACTTGGTGTGGCGCAGTTACTAGTGGTTGGCAGCGAGACAGTTTCTCTTCCATCCATTCTGAGTTAGAGGCTTTtggtcatctttttaaaaaattctgtctgCTACCAATGGCACGTTTGCCTTTCCCTGGCTGGTAGGTGACGTGGATTCTTTTTCAGGTTAAGGATAATTTGGAGGACTACCAGAAATATTATCGCCAAATGAACAAGGTACGGGGGGAGATTGGGGGAAGCCGGGAAACTAGAGAACTCCCGTTTAGAGCCTGCCAGGTCACTCGTTTGGCCTTTGGCCTCGTCTTTTTTGATGCATTTGCTTTTCAGTTCCAAGGAAGATTGATTTCCGACCCTTGCCCTTGGCTGGGGATCCTTGGGAGGCCCAAACCAGTGCTCCTAAACGGAGCCAAGCAAGCCATTTATGCAGAGGGTGCTAGAGCCAGCAGAGACCTCCTTTGGAAGGCGGTGGGAGGGCTTCCTGGTTCCCAAGGCCTCTCCACCAGCCCTCTGGCTCTGTCCGAGGCATCCACTTCTTCTCATCAGGATAATCGTGGATGTTAAGTCAGTCTGTTCAGCCAGGAGAAGTGAAGGGGATGAGCATTTCTGGGCTGGGAGGCAGGAAGCAAACAAATACAGGAACGAGCCACGTCCAGGCTGTCCAATGAGGGAAGGCCCTGGAATGAAGAGGGGATGGTGGGGAAGCAGGATTTGAGCAGTCGGAGTGGAGCCAgtagatggagggtcttgttggTGCCACTGGATCGGAGAGGACATAGtggggagtaagatgtaagaagactggaaaggcggGAGGGGGGCGGGTTATGGAGGGCTTGGAGAGCCACGCAGAGGATCTTGTACGGAAGCCGGAGGCAGCAGGAATCCAGTGGGATTTATTGAATGGTTTGGGCTGTTTTGATCAGACCTCCATTTCAGGGAGACTGCTTGGGTGGCTGAATGGAGgctagattggagtggggagagacttgaggcagggccccccccccccccccggctgcGCTGGATGGGGCAGTGTCGGGAGAGAAGGGGGCGTCTCGGAGTTGTGGCAAAGGTGACATTGATGGACCTTGGTACCATGTCAGATATGGCGCCGTTGTCCTAGGGGTGAGCCTGTGGGGCTGGGAAGATGTCGGTAGCGATGGAAGGTTTGAGTCTAGTTGACGTgcactggaggtcagcagagagattgggACAGAGACGGTCATCAAGTCCACGGGAGCCAATGAGACACCAAGTGAAAAGGGCTGGGACAGAAGCCTGCCTGGCTAGAGGAGCTGGCCAAGTGGGCAGGAGTAGAGCCGGGTCAGAAGGGGGTACCAAGTTGGGAGGGTGACCCACAGCCTCCAAGGCTAAAATGAGGTCCTGGAGGATGAGCACTTGGAGAAGACCCTTGGATCTGGCCACTTTGGAGAGAGCAGCCAGGGTGGGTACAATGGGGACACTGGAAGCCAGCCTGTCAGGGGttaaggagagaggaggaaaagtggAGGCGAGGAAGGTGGCACCAGAGGGCATCCCAGGATGGCTGGAGGCCCGGGGCTCAGGATGGCCCCTTCTCCCAGAGCACGCTTGGAGGGGAGGAAGCCAAGAGGCGCTCCTGGCGTCGCTCAGAGACATCTGGGCCTCGTAGGGCGGCTTCTCCTTTAGCACGCGGGACTGCGGTTGGATTGTCAGCGACTGCACGGCCGAGGCCCTGCAGAGTCTCCTGCTTATGCAAGAGAAGTGCCCCTTCATCACGGATCCTGTCCCCAAGGAGAGACTCTTTGATGCCGTCAACGTGGTAAGTGATGGGCGCCTGCGTGTGTGTGCCAGACGGGGACGGGGCTCTCGAGGACGCCCCGAAGTGGGGCCAGCCGGGGCGCGGTTGGCAGTGTCTCGCCTGCAGGATTTCCCGGCCATAAAGGCAGGGAGTCTGAGCAGAGCTTTTCCTAGTCCCCCGGCCAGTGGGAGGTTTCCCTTTAAGCCAGTTTTACCTCGGCCGCCCCGTCCCTGCAGCTGCTGTTAGTCTGCTCTACCTGGTGCCCATCTGCTCCTGCAGGGGAATGCCAGGCCTTCAGGGAGCAGAGCTGGCCCCGGGGCTCCTCCTTTGGAGGCCCTCCATGTCCCCAGCGTGTCCCGGGGGACCCAGCAAGCCAGCCTCAGTTTGCTGCTGTCTCTTGTTTAGCTCTTGAGCATGCAGAATTCAGATGGTGGGTACGCCACGTATGAGAAGAAGCGTGGAGGGCGGCTCTTGGAGCTACTGAATCCCTCCGAGGTGTTCGGTGAGTCGCTTTGCTTACTCCAGCTGGGTGGGGAGAGGTTTGACCCCCGACACGGGCCGCTTTTGCCCCCAGAGTCCGGCAGCAGCTGGGTGCCGCGGCCCCGGGAGCGAGCACGGCCTGGCCCCGGGAGCGAGCACGGCCTGGCCCCGGGAGGCCGCCGCTGGACCTCTTGGCCTCCTTGCAGGAGACATCATGATCGATTACTCGTACGTGGAGTGCACGTCGTCGGTCATGAAGGCGCTGAAGCTCTTCCAGACACGCTACCCCGAGCACAGGGCCCAGGAGATCAGGTGAGCGGGGATGGCGGCCGGGAGGGCGAGGCCTCTCCTGCCGGTCCCGAGGCTCAGCGCCGCCCTCACTGTGCTTCTGCCTAGGCACACTCTCCAGGAGGGACTGCGTTACTGTCGGCAGGTGCAGAGGGCCGACGGCTCGTGGGAAGGGTGAGTCTCCTTGGCCTTCCTCCACTCGTGGCCAAAAGTCTCCCAGCACGGCACGCCGGGGCGCCCACCGAAGCTGGATGGGGTCCTCATTCTTGCCCGTTTCCGCCAGGTCTTGGGGCGTGTGTTTCATCTACGGGACCTGGTTCGGCCTGGAGGCGCTGGCTTGCATGGGACACACTTACGGTGCCGACGGGTAGGTGGCGCTTCCCGCTCCCAGCGCCGACACGGCACGAACGAGGTGGGGAGGGCCCAGGCTTGCTCTGTCCTCCCAAGAAACCCCCCGCCAGGCCCGCCAGTTGGTTGGACAGCTGGAAGAAAGGGCCGCTTACGGCCTGCTTCCTCTCGAGGAAGGTCTCTCTGCTCGGGCAGCCCGAGCGTTCGGTTCCGTTCcgggcagacagacagacagacactgagcgcatcGCCAGTCCCCTGCAGTGGCCCGCGTCAGGCTGCCCGTCTGGGCGTGGGAGGCTCCTGTTGCCTTGCAGTTGTCCCGACTTCTCTCACCTCCTGGCTCATACGGCCAGGCCCTGGCTCGAGGCCCCTCCGTtggtctccctcctttcctcccatccGCCCTCCGCCTAGCTGCTGCCAAGGTGCGGGTCTGGCCCTGCTGGGGACACTCCAGTGGACCcaacttctccttcctctctcgaGCCTTCTAAGGCCTTCTTGGCTGTTTCTGTAGGTTCATCGCTTGGGCTGTGCCTGTTGTGGTCATCGTGCACCCGACACTTGATCCCAGAGCGGTGGGAGGAGGGATTGGGGCGAAGGAAGGCAGCGGGGACGAGCGTGTGGCCCGCAGGCAGGGGTCCTGGGGGGCCGACTGGGCCTTGGCACAGACATCTCGGTCTTTCCTTGGGTCCCCAGGGCTGCCTGTCCAGAGGTGGCGAAGGCCTGCGAGTTCCTGCTTTCCAAGCAGATGGAGGACGGAGGCTGGGGGGAGAATTTTGAGTCGTGTGAGCAGCAGCGCTATGTGCAGAGTGAGGAGGCCCAAGTCTTCAGCACCTGCTGGGCCCTGTTGGGGCTCATGGTGGCCAGGTAGAATTGGACAGTGGGCGCTCCACGGGCCTAGAGCAGGTTGGCCGGCCCATCCTCATGGTTCTAGCTTGGGGGGTCGTGGAGAGAGCCACCTAGCGTCCATTTGGAAGTTTGGGTTTCCTTTCATCGTGAACGCTGGTGACAAACCTGCCGAGAAGTGAGACCCCAAAAAGATTTGGAAGGCGGCTCCCTCGCTTGGGGCTCCTTGGGTGGCTCGGGGGCGAGGGCAAGCCCTTGGGAAGCGCTCATCCTCTGAGGGAACTTCCTGGGTGTCCGGATCCCTTATGACCATGTGCGTTTCTGGTCCTGGGCTTTGGTCCGGCTGTCCAGCGCTTCATCCCTTTAGATGTCGGGTCTTCCTCTTGGGGCTGTGTGGCCGGGGCTGAGGTTCCTGCTGACCATATTTTGTTCAGACCAGCTGGCCCAGCCGCGTGGGAGGGAGCCCCTTCTCCCAAATAACCGGcgttctttcctccttttcttggcAGGCACCCCGATATTGCTGCTATAGAGAGAGGGGTGAAGTTCGTGCTTGGAAAGCAGCAGCCGAATGGAGACTGGCCTCAGGTATGCCCAGGCTGCTGCAGAGCTGGCAGGAGGAtcggggcgggggcggggggtcCTCTGCTCCGGTGGCTCTCGGTGTTTTTAGTGGATGaagcctccctttcctttctcctcctcaggAAAACACTTCGGGCGTTTTCAACAAGTCTTGTGCTATCAGCTACACAAACTATCGGAATATTTTTCCCATCTTCGCCTTGGCCCGGTTTTCCCTCCTCTATCCCCAGAACCGCCTCGCCGGCAATGAACGGATGATGTGAATGAGCCCGGAGCTGGGGTGGGCCGGGGCTGCTCGAGCTCTCCCATTCTGGGCCCGGGCCCCTCTTTGCCCACCCCGACCCTTCAGTCAGCCAGAAACTCTTAGTCTGTTCGAGGAGCCCTTCtgtaagaagggagagaacagagCCCAGGGCCACGCTTTCGGGGAGGACCCGGTCATTCCCGAGCCCCTCTACC
The window above is part of the Gracilinanus agilis isolate LMUSP501 chromosome 4, AgileGrace, whole genome shotgun sequence genome. Proteins encoded here:
- the LSS gene encoding lanosterol synthase isoform X2, which produces MTDGTCLRRRGGPYKTPPATELRHWRLSNEEGRQRWTYCPPGATQDPPREQSAIEAFCLGLDTSRYFEELPPAETALQGALKGLKFYSKLQAEDGHWPSDYGGPLFLMPGLLITCHVTNTSLPAEHKKEMVRYLRSVHIEDKSTVFGTALNYVSLRILGVGPDDPDVVRARTNLHKKGGALGIPSWGKFWLAVLNVYSWEGLNSLFPELWLFPSWIPAHPSTLWCHCRQVYLPMSYCYGARLQGPEDELVQSLRQELYVEDYSSIDWPAHRNHVAACDLYTPHSWLLNLTYVLLNLYESCHLTSVRKRALATVFDHIAADDRFSKCISIGPISKTINMLVRWHVEGPTSPAFQEHVSRIADYLWLGLDGMKMQGTNGSQLWDTAFAIQAFLEAGAHNLPEFSTCLKGAYEFLRVTQVKDNLEDYQKYYRQMNKGGFSFSTRDCGWIVSDCTAEALQSLLLMQEKCPFITDPVPKERLFDAVNVLLSMQNSDGGYATYEKKRGGRLLELLNPSEVFGDIMIDYSYVECTSSVMKALKLFQTRYPEHRAQEIRHTLQEGLRYCRQVQRADGSWEGSWGVCFIYGTWFGLEALACMGHTYGADGAACPEVAKACEFLLSKQMEDGGWGENFESCEQQRYVQSEEAQVFSTCWALLGLMVARHPDIAAIERGVKFVLGKQQPNGDWPQENTSGVFNKSCAISYTNYRNIFPIFALARFSLLYPQNRLAGNERMM
- the LSS gene encoding lanosterol synthase isoform X1 codes for the protein MTDGTCLRRRGGPYKTPPATELRHWRLSNEEGRQRWTYCPPGATQDPPREQSAIEAFCLGLDTSRYFEELPPAETALQGALKGLKFYSKLQAEDGHWPSDYGGPLFLMPGLLITCHVTNTSLPAEHKKEMVRYLRSVQLPDGGWGLHIEDKSTVFGTALNYVSLRILGVGPDDPDVVRARTNLHKKGGALGIPSWGKFWLAVLNVYSWEGLNSLFPELWLFPSWIPAHPSTLWCHCRQVYLPMSYCYGARLQGPEDELVQSLRQELYVEDYSSIDWPAHRNHVAACDLYTPHSWLLNLTYVLLNLYESCHLTSVRKRALATVFDHIAADDRFSKCISIGPISKTINMLVRWHVEGPTSPAFQEHVSRIADYLWLGLDGMKMQGTNGSQLWDTAFAIQAFLEAGAHNLPEFSTCLKGAYEFLRVTQVKDNLEDYQKYYRQMNKGGFSFSTRDCGWIVSDCTAEALQSLLLMQEKCPFITDPVPKERLFDAVNVLLSMQNSDGGYATYEKKRGGRLLELLNPSEVFGDIMIDYSYVECTSSVMKALKLFQTRYPEHRAQEIRHTLQEGLRYCRQVQRADGSWEGSWGVCFIYGTWFGLEALACMGHTYGADGAACPEVAKACEFLLSKQMEDGGWGENFESCEQQRYVQSEEAQVFSTCWALLGLMVARHPDIAAIERGVKFVLGKQQPNGDWPQENTSGVFNKSCAISYTNYRNIFPIFALARFSLLYPQNRLAGNERMM